GCTGTTAAATGCCACTGGCCCGCCCTAGCTTCGCTACGTTATGCACCGTCAGCAGGTGTCCGCCCGCCTCCCCTGAAATATCCCTCACCCTGGCCATGCTACACCGTTCCACAGCACCTACAAGCCATAAAGTCTTCCACAGTTTGTTTTTGAGATATTCATCAAAAGCacaagttgtgtttgtgtgtgtaactagGGAGCCCCCTTGACTACGTCAATCAAGATGACAGACGGTCGGCGGCTGGGCGGAGCCAGTGCAGACCTGTTCTCTGAGAGGCCGGGATCTGGTCGGGGGCGGGCTCAGGCAGTGTACCTGAGGATCCTGTCGGTGGCGGAGGAGGCATGTAGGAGGAGGGCGATCCAGGCCCGCCATGTTGGAAAGAAGcgccggaggaggaggacagaggagagaaggcgGAAGAAgccgtgggagagagagggtgaggagaggggggctggccCGCGGGGGGGCCGGGGTAGCGCGGAGGAGGGGGGCCGGGCGGAGGGGGGCCGGGCTGCATGTACTGAGCCCGGAAGCCTGGagcgggggcaggggggcagcaggaggaggcagggggaagagGGGCAGCAGAGTATTGGAGAGGCTGATAGATAGTTGGTGCACCAGCTCCAGGTTGGAACTGGTTGACCTGGTGGTAGGCTGGGGTTTaccagagagacaagagagaacaGATGCTGTTAGAAACAGATGGGGCACAGCCAATACAGTTGACAGTGATTTTAAACATGCATGTTGACAAGTTTAGTTTAACGTAAAAGTCATTTTCTTCGATACAGATCGATACATGCGATTAATCTGAATGTAAAGTCGTAGGAACATCAGGCAAACAGTGTTTCAGGATAATACATCATGCAGATGAGATCAACATTCTAATCTCAGTTTCTTGAAACTTCTGACAGTGAGTTTGATGTTTTGGGGTTGGAAGCCTCACAGGAAAGACTGAAGAAATAAAGGTAGAGGATGTCGTCAGGAAAACCAGCATTCTCTGCATGACAATGCTTGGTGGTTTAATTTGGGAAATTAAAAGAGGAGAGAATGTGGTTTATCAAAGGGCATTTCAAAGTCTGGAAACTTTGTCCTTTCACTCCAAACCTCCAGGTGGCAGTAGAAATGCGTGTGACGTTTCCTACTGGGATTTAATTCTGCAAATTCTTGCAAACGAGGACCACACAGTCAAAAATGCCCTTTAAGAGAGCAAGCAGAAAACCTGGCTCTCTCCGAAACCAGGACTCTGCTGACCTGTGACGGGGGTGCATGGAGACACTTACGCTGGTACTGCTGGGAGTACATGTAGGATGGAGGGGCGGCAGAGGCCTGGGGTGGAGCTGCTGTTCCCGGGGCCTGCATCCCAAACCTGGGCTGGCCGGCCtccacctgcagacacacaggaagacgaCTCAGCTCTCAGACTGACGGGACGGACGTCCCCGGAGATGGGGCTCCGGTTTGGatcccctcccgcccccctccctccccctcccgcccccctccctccccctcccgcccccctccctccccacctcccaccccctcccgccccccccttcccctccaaaCTCGGGGGAAACACAGGGTGGACTGGGTTAGCGAGGGCGGCGTGCCAATGTTATCATCTAGGAGGCATTCTTCTGCTGCGTGTCAGAAAATAGTTGTCTCTCCGACGAGGGCGTCCCCTCCTGGAACAGCTTTAGACTCCTGGCTGTGTCCACAACATGTGCTGGCTCTGGGGTCTACGCATGAAACAAGGGTGTAACGGGCATGCAGAACAGCTaagggacaggaggggagggggggtaacaTCTGCAAGTATACGTGTCACATGTGGGACACCTGGGCTCGTCTACAGCCATGCaggagggtctgggggggggctggctgaAGGGTGAAGGGTGAGGGGTAGGGCAGACCAGGGGGAGTATAGGTAGCAGTGAGTtccgtggaggggggggggggggggtgcatgtgtgtgggtttgtataTAGAAGCTGGTCAGAGCCGTGGCGAAGGGGGTGTGGTCAGTGTACCTTCTGGTCTGAGGCATGGGCtagttgaggaggaggaggggcactgGGGAAGCCTGTGGGGGTTTGGTTACTCCAGGAGGTGACAGTAGTCGCAGACCTCGCCTGGAtcacacagagaccacacacacacacaccaatgacgGCCACTCAGCAGGTGAGAAACAACCAATAGGGACCCTCCCACACAGCCAATCAGCTGTCACGGCCGGAATGGAAGACGCCAGAGGCCCAATGAGGTGGGAGAGGAACACAGATCGAGAGCATCTCCATGAGAAAACAGAACATCCCTACTGAAGACAACCCAGGGAGACACAAACGTggtcaaaacgttttttttttttttttaaggaaatacCTTCAAATTCACGATATATATTCTAAACGAGAAAGCACACTTCCTTCGAAGTGAGTCGTGTCCCCACCCGATCCGGAACAAAAACCCATAATCAATATCCCTGAGGAATGCAAAGTTCCGTTAAGAAGCAGTGTTTGGTGTTTTGCCGTGTGTGGTGAAGTAGGAACCTACCGGCTGGTAATACTGAGACTGGGTGGGGCCAGCGCTGGGCACTGGGGCTGGAGCGGGCTGGGGCACCTGGGGCTGCCCAGGGTTGTAGGTCTGCCTGGGATGGGCTTCTGTCTGCTGGGGAGCAGGGGGCTGTgccggggccggggctggggccggggctggagGAGCAGTAGCCTGCTGGCCGAGGGCCCGACTGAGGCGTTCGCGAAGCTGCTGCACGGCGGCCTGACGGACGACAAACAGAGCATGTACCCTCAAGAGGTGCTCAGAACCCAGCAGACGGAGGTAAAGAGGAGGCGTGGTCAGGTCCAGCAGGTTTCCTAGGTAACCCCAGGGGCTACCTGTGCTGACATAGTGTCGACGCCGTGGTGAGCTGCAGGGTCAGTCGGTTTGTTTACCTGGTTGGTGTTGTCGGGTAGGTAGGCCagggctgtgtccaggctgccCTGGGAGGCCAGGAGGCTGGAGTACTGACTCATCTTCTCAGCCAGCAGAGCGCCCACCACCGAGGAACCAGAACCCTGGCTTCGCTCCACCGCCTGGCGCAGCACCACCACCTTCTCCACCaggtcctgacacacacacacacataaacttaGCCAGACTCAAAATACACAGGAACACTAGTTGACAtaatccagcacacacacacacacacacacacacacacacgcaaacacaaacttAGCCAGACTCGAAATACACAGGAACACTAGTTGACAtaatccagcacacacacacatacacacacacctggagggagAGCGGGCATTGGCCATCCTGAGCTTTAGTCCAGCAGGAGACCAGCTTCTCCAGGTTACCGGCGCAGATGTAACACAGGCAGGCCTGAGCCTGCAGCTGGTCCTCCTCTGCTGCCTCCAACCTGGAGCCCATCATACCTGAGGAGAACAGCAccttcatcaccaccatcaccttcatcaccaccatcaccaccctcaACCATGACAGACGAAGTTACAGAGGAACGTGGCTTTAGAGACTTGTTCCTGCGCTAGAAAATAGTCAAAGAGACCCGAGAGCTGATTCTAAccacagagggaggagaactCGTCGGGCTGAGCGTAGGTCATGACTGCAGCCAGAGCTTCTTTCCAGCTCTGCAGGTCGCAGGTCTGCAGCACGTCACGCCAGTCCTTCGTCACCACGGCGCTGATCAGCTGCAAGAGATGATAGGTCAATCAATAATCAATATACATagtaagaagaagaagaatctaaaatacacagcaacaacaacatttcTAAACCATCAACCATTTCTATTCACCATCAAGATGTataatacatactgtataaaATACAGTTACACTAACACTGTGGTTAATACTTTAGGTATCGTTACTAGTCGTTACACAGACGGCTGTAGTGTTTCGGCCGTGTACAAGGCGTTACCTTGGTGATCTTGCTGTGGGTCTTGGTGAAGTACTTTTTCTGCGTCTTCTCCAGGAGCTCCGCCCCTCCAGCGATGGCAAGTATGATGCTGTCGGCCATGCGGTTGTCGTGGAGACAGAGTTCCACCGCCCCCTCAAAGTCGCCGGTCAGCAAAGCTTGGGTGATCAGTCCATCTACATCTGCAAATAGAAAAAAAACTGCACCGTCATCCACTGTTGTTGATCGGTTTTATGTGGCAAAGAACAGGCAagtttgtacatttacatttatcagacactcttattcagagcgatttacagtaagtacagggacattcccccgaggcaagtagtatgacttgccttgcccaaggacacaacgtcatttggcacggtcggtaatcgaaccggcaaccttctgattaacagctcGATTCCCTGACCCCCTGTTTCCGTACGACCAGGCGGTACGCTTCATGGCGTTTTCGTCTGATATTTCAgcaaaatacatttcaacaaGAGAAAAATAAATCATGTTTACCTTGACTGACTCTGAGGTTGATGCCTGCCTCTACTGAGCCAGGGCCTGTGATTTCTTCCACAGTCTCCTCTGCTGGgctgctctctgcctccactgGTGCTGCCTCCACTGGTGCTGCCTCCACTGGTGCCGTCACCTCCTGAGCGACCAGAGAAACGGTCACTTCTGGGGGAAAGGCATCATTTCTCCTCGCCCAATCAGATTACTGGGACCCAGCACTTATTAAGCCTTATCTTACCATAGATATATGTAATAACAATTCAAATATTGATAATTTTACAACCCAACATTTCACAAACCATTTGTAGCctatacaaaacaaaacaacagcaacAGATAGGTTCAAGTCAACCCCAGAGAGAAAGATGTTAATGACGAAAATATAATCAAAGCAATAACTAAGAAAGACAATGTGTAATGCAGATAGTTAGAGTTAAGTAAAAAGCGTACTAAAAAAAGCCACCATGAttccaataaaaaaaattgttatcatataaatatttgatcataTATCGTATCGTAGCATATCGTATCGTAGCATATCGTATCATTATCATAtcgtatcttttttttttcgtaTCAAGTATCGTATCGCATGTTTCAGATGGTAAACTCTCTGGGAGTGGACTgcggggggtcagggggaggtACCTCCTCCAGAgggatctcctcctccacatggAGGGGCTCCACAGCACTGGGCTCAGTCTGGACCTCCCCGTCACTCGCCTCGGGGGTCTCTCCTTCCGGATCCACTTCTGGCTCCAACAACCCTGCCGGAACCTCAGCCTCTGGGGCCGGGGTCTCTTCCGGTTCCACCGCTGGCTGCAGGTTTGCTGCAGCAATGAGGTCGAACGCTGCCTCGGGGGGGAGGTCAGCTGAGAGGTTGAGGCCGGAGTCCACTAAAGGTGGCAGGCTGATCGGGGGAGCCGGGTCCAACTCGGCTACTGGTTGCAGGTTAAGTGATGGTGTGGGATCAAAATCAGGCAATAGCTGTAGACCGAGGGAGGACGCAGGGTCGAAGTCGGGAACTGGCTGTAAGTTGACTGAATTAGTGAGGTCCAACTGAGGCACAGGCTGTAGCAAGTCAACTTGAGGCGTCACGCCAAACTGATCGAATACAGAAGCAGGCTGCTGCAGGTCAATGTGGTCAAACTGAGAAAGTGGCTGCAGATTCACAGGAGGTTCAAGATCAAACCCGGTGACAGACAGCAGCTCAGCAGAGGCACAGAGACTGGGGGTAGAGAGGCTAGGGTCAGGCTGGATTTGGAGAAGGGCAGCGGGCGCTAGCGCAGGGTCAATGCTGAGgtccaggagaggagcagaatgAGGGGCAAGCACAGGAGCAGTGAGGTCACTAGCGAGGAGGAGGTCATAATTTGAATCAAGCTGGAAACCAGGCTCAATCAGAAATTCAGAGGGAAATTTGACAACAGGTTCTGGTGCAGGAGGTTGGGAGGCAAATTCAACAACAGGTTCTGGTGCAGGAGGTTGGGAGGCAAATTCAACAACAGGTTCTGGTGCAGGAGGTTGGGAGGCAAATTCAACGACAGGTTCTGGTGCAGGAGGTTGGGAGGCAAATTCAACAACAGGTTCTGGTGCAGGAGGTTGGGAGGCAAATTCAATGACAGGTTCTGGTGCAGGAGGTTGGGATGGAACTTCAACTACAAGTTCTGGTGCAGGAGGTTGGGAGGGAAGTTCAACAGATTGTAGGACAGGAGGGTGGAGGTTGACTTGGGGAACAGCGTTGAGCCCAGGATCAGGACTGAGTccagtaacagcagcagcagcagagggaGGCTTCAGCAGGTTTGAACagcaggaaagagggagggaggaggccggATTCACAGAGCATTCAGCACAGAAAAGGCCTTGGGTTTACATTAAATCATAATCACGGAGATACAATCACTCAAGTAATAGAAGAGATTGTAAAAAGATTAGGCTTAATTCCAACCAAAATGTTGAATTTCGTCAAAGTAATCTTTGGTAAAAAAACACTTCTCTTAcatttttgtctgtgtgttgatATGTGCTTTTTTAGATGTATATAAAAACTGTGTAACTAGTTCTTCAGATCGTATCCTCAGGAGGATATTGTTATTCTTACAGTGTTTGTGACAGGTTCCTTTATCGATTCAAGCAGTGAGAGAAGTATTTTTTCCAGATTTATGTCCAGCAAATAAATCATTGATGAGCAAAAGGAAATGCAAAAATCACCCAAGACACTAAGCAGACGGAGATTTTTCACAAAACTTTAGTTTACAGATTATGTTCCCTCTGGTCAGGAACAAGTCATTTTGTAAGACAACTTTAACTTCCTCAaattgttgtgttttgcaacacCCTTTGCACACGGCTTCATAAACCAGACTACgttgacaaaacaaaacattttaggcTAAAGAGGAATCGTTTAAGTATGTAACCACCCTGTGTAGAGAGGTTACTGTGTGTATTAAGAGCAAAGCTATGACACCTTACCTTCTCTGGCTGAACAGGTTTCTCTTCTAGTGCTGCTGCTATCTGCACACAAGCACAGCACAAGTAACTGGGTCTGTCAAGTCAATTAATGCAAATCTCTAAACCCCCTAAAAAGTCAGGTAGCAACAAGTCACTCTGGATTCAATCTGTGGACAATCTCACTGAAATGAGGAAATAACTATTACTTTTAAGGACTGGTTTGTGAATACTCACCTTTAAAGCTAGTTCTTCCTTCTTGTAGCCTAGAAGCTCCAAGTATTTACCCCGAGCATCATCCTCAAAGTTCACCTGGGAACACAAAACGTTTTACGTTATTCTCCGCTTTCTACAATAAGCCATCGTGCCACAATTCACATACAAAGTCACTTTATGATTTACAACTCCCACCTTTAGGAAAGACCAGATTGTTCTCTCAAACTCGTTCTGGGCTGCTGCGATCTTCGCCTCACAAAAATCGACAAAGTTCCCGGAGCTGAGAGTCATCTGTAGCTGGCCTGACCTCTTTAAGAAGGCCGTCTCTGTGACGACCTGGCTGACGTGAACCAAGTGTGCTGTGGTCTGCTGTGGTTGCTGTGGGTTTAGCTTCAGGTTCTCCAAAGACACCAGCTTCCCACCAAACTACACAAGACACAAGCGACCACAGTGAGATGATACTGTCAGCTTGAAGCAGGTGTTGTGGGAGAGTTTGTTCATCAGGCAGTGTTGGCATGAGTGAAAAAGGTAAACAAATAGAACTCAGAACTCACAGCGAAGGAGGCACCAACAGGCCTACGGATCCATTTCGGGGGCTTCTTCAGGGGGGTGATTGTGACAGGGGCAGCGGGGGTCTGGGGCATCTGAAGAGGGGGCAATGTCTGGCCCGTCCCAAACGGATCCATGTTCCCAAACGAGGAAGTGATCTGGAAAAAAGAGACCCAGTGCCCAGTCAACCTTAAGACAAGCAAAAACCTCTAAACGCctggaaaacacaacaaaatgtTAACCAGATTTATCCGTCTGGATTTGaatgtcttttttttccttccacAACTGCTCCACCACCCAcctggtctgcctgcctctgggtATGGGCCTGGCTGCTGCCCCCCATGATGGAGTAAATGCCGATGTGTCCGTCAAAAGCTGCGGCCGAGAGCACCGCAGGGTTCCTGGGACACCACTGGATGTCGAAGCACCACTGGGTGCTGGTGGGCAGCTCGTACAGAACCTGTGGAAACACCACCAAGAAGGTCCCCGATGCGTCAGAGAAGTGAGGGCATACTTGCGGTGAAGCAGGACCTCTCCTACAAAGCTCTTGATTTCAACGGGTTTGTGAGGTTGAGAAGAGGAGGGTTAAGAGTTTTGAATCTCACCTCAGCAGTGTTGGGGTTCCAGCACAGAATCCTGTTGTCCTTTCCACAACTCAGAAGCAGTTCAGGGTCAGCCAAACTCCAGGCAATAGCAAGGACACCCCTATACAAATGGACAGACGCCAACACTTCCTAAGTACCGCCATATTACAAAGATCACACAACAACTCACGCTAGGTTACACGCTACGGACACCTTTCTGGTAGGAATAAACTATGCTCAGGTTTACCTCGTGTGGTTCTCCAGGATCTTGAAAGGAGAGGTGGCGAAACGCAAGTCCCACATCTGAATGACAGGCATGCGGTCGTCCTCTGACGCCAGCACTAGCTGCGTGGCCACTTCCGGGTTCCAGGCCAACCCGGAGCAATGCATCTGGGGAATGCAAGCGCACGCTCAAACGCCACGCTCAAACGCCACTCACGCACACGGGGTCAGAACCACCCAAGGTGATTCCCCCCTAAAAGATCCATCCTCCCACAAGGACACACGGACGAGACCAGGAAGCGAAGGAAACGAAACGGCAGacgccccccccctcacacttaCCCTGTTGCTATGGTCGCTAACTTTGATGATGAGGTCGTTCTTGCGGAGGTCCCAGACGGAGGCTCGTCCGCTGGGGCTGGCGGAGGCCAGGATGTGTTGCACCTGTCGGTTCCACGCCACACAGCTGATGTCCTCCAGGGGCTGTTCAAACACACACCGACCACACACCAACGGTCAAACAATCGCACAGGGTGGGCAATAGCGGACCCTCCTGGAGaatatacgtacacacacacaaaaaaatgatGGATAAAGTAACAAGAGATTTGGAGAATGTCTGTTACCTGAGTTTTAGGTCCCGGAGTCATCGGAGATCCAAAGTTATTCAGGTCCCAGATGTAAATTTCCGATTCATTCCCACCTGAGGCAACCAGGTTTGTCTGTTTGACAGAAGAAAGAGAGCCTTGGTTAGCGGTAGCACTTGTAAAATATCAGTAAGACCAGGTCAACATAGGCCCgatgtctgtctgtggtctggAAGGAACTGAGCACACCTGAAAGGAGTTGACGTCCAAGGCTCTCACGGGGCCCGTGTGCTTGTTACTCTGGGTGATGATCACATCGCTGTCCCCAGCTACGATCTTGGCAGGGTCGTACAGGATCACGTCCCCATTTTCTCCCCCTGCGATCAGGACTCCAGATGGGTGACTCCCTTCCATCCCATGGGGACCCCACACCAGTTTGTGATATctgggtaaaaaaaacaaagatgtgagagcagTGCAGATCCAGGAAGTGTGTATGTTGATTAACTGTGTGATGATTATCTGCtaggctggatgtgtgtgtgtgtgtagtagccAGGGGTGCGGGTTTCGTTACACATTTGTTACACACTTTTGAAAAACTACAAATCTGTGCGCCCACGCTGTCATTCTTTTTCCAAAGAAAATTATTCTCAATAGCCGCATCTTCAGTCATTAAAAGTTAAGAGTTGTCCTtgccacatttgaaaacaaacatgcTCCCCTGGTGGCCTACCTATGAGAGGAGGAGTAGGTTCCACAGGACTTCATGTCCAGAGAGGGCTCGGCCAAGTCCAGCTCAAAGATCTCCAACGAGGCATTGGTGCTAAAGCTGGCATCTAGCTGTTGGGCTGAAGTACCTAAACAACCAGCATAAAGGTGGCTCACTGTAAAACGGGTAGAAAACTCAAAATAACAACTGAATACGGAATGTTGCAATCTTCATCGTGGATGAGTGTGTTCTTCATGTGAGAGGAGTAGAAAAGAAGTTGAATGTTAGAAAAACTAGCTAGAGCCTGTCTAAAAGGCCTAGGTTACATACCCGCTGCCAAGTACACTGGATGTTGCTGTGCAGGACTCCAGCTCTGGATCGCCGTGCGATTGATCTCTTTGAGCTTCATCCTAAATGAACAGAACATTACGTTTTCCAATCATAACGACTATTGTCAAACATGCTACTAACTTGACTTTAACCTGTATTACATTAGTACACATATCGTTTGTGTTTGCAGATACAACATGCCCGCACTGGGTTATAAAACTACTGGTAGTTAAAGGTAACTAACATGCTAAGATGAAGGGAGAGTCTATAGGGGGCAAAGGTGTATTTAATTGAGGCCACAACCTGAATCGATTTTGCGAAATGTCATTCTTCATTTAAGTAACATTAATTACCAACTCATACGATACTATAGCACGAAGACATAGTTTAGTCAATGGGCTATACCTAGGTAGTTATTAATTGTACGCTACGTACGTAAGCCAGAGACTTAAGTTTGCTAGCTACATAAGCCACGCTTTACTATGTAGCATAGCCTCTGTAACTACAAATTCTGACATTCTTGGACAGCAATGACAAAGCGGCAATGACAAATTAATGTacaaaatgtacagtatttagcAATGTAATGTATTGCAGCTGCAATTTCCTTCAATGAGCGATATGCAGCCATAAGTCAaatagctaagctagctacacAGCTTCATAGAAAAAACAAACGGTTATTTGCTCATACTTGGCTTCGGATTCACTTACTTTCCCAAGTCTGTTCCTTCTTacaacgtaaacacacacataaaaacaaatGACATGCAACTTTTCTTCGCTGGAGTCCCTTTGTGATTATTTAAATGTCACCAAACGAAGAGGACCGCTGCCGGCTGTAAACTGGATACAATTCCACGTCCCCACACTGCCCTCCATCAACGTGGCATAATAGTCCCCTCCTCCAAAGTAGTAAGCAAACCCTTTCCGGTGGACGTGGGCCTGAACATTTTGTACCAGTAAACATTCTTCATGTACGGTAGATTCAACCATTGAATCTAGCGTGACATTGCATTCTTTAAATGGTTATGGAGGTAGTAAAGACAAAGATGGATATTAGAACGTAGTCAGATTTCCCGTGTTTTGATATTGCACATTACACTCGGGGTTAACTCAACTCCGCTCC
The Hypomesus transpacificus isolate Combined female unplaced genomic scaffold, fHypTra1 scaffold_84, whole genome shotgun sequence genome window above contains:
- the sec31a gene encoding protein transport protein Sec31A isoform X2 — its product is MKLKEINRTAIQSWSPAQQHPVYLAAGTSAQQLDASFSTNASLEIFELDLAEPSLDMKSCGTYSSSHRYHKLVWGPHGMEGSHPSGVLIAGGENGDVILYDPAKIVAGDSDVIITQSNKHTGPVRALDVNSFQTNLVASGGNESEIYIWDLNNFGSPMTPGPKTQPLEDISCVAWNRQVQHILASASPSGRASVWDLRKNDLIIKVSDHSNRMHCSGLAWNPEVATQLVLASEDDRMPVIQMWDLRFATSPFKILENHTRGVLAIAWSLADPELLLSCGKDNRILCWNPNTAEVLYELPTSTQWCFDIQWCPRNPAVLSAAAFDGHIGIYSIMGGSSQAHTQRQADQITSSFGNMDPFGTGQTLPPLQMPQTPAAPVTITPLKKPPKWIRRPVGASFAFGGKLVSLENLKLNPQQPQQTTAHLVHVSQVVTETAFLKRSGQLQMTLSSGNFVDFCEAKIAAAQNEFERTIWSFLKVNFEDDARGKYLELLGYKKEELALKIAAALEEKPVQPEKPPSAAAAVTGLSPDPGLNAVPQVNLHPPVLQSVELPSQPPAPELVVEVPSQPPAPEPVIEFASQPPAPEPVVEFASQPPAPEPVVEFASQPPAPEPVVEFASQPPAPEPVVEFASQPPAPEPVVKFPSEFLIEPGFQLDSNYDLLLASDLTAPVLAPHSAPLLDLSIDPALAPAALLQIQPDPSLSTPSLCASAELLSVTGFDLEPPVNLQPLSQFDHIDLQQPASVFDQFGVTPQVDLLQPVPQLDLTNSVNLQPVPDFDPASSLGLQLLPDFDPTPSLNLQPVAELDPAPPISLPPLVDSGLNLSADLPPEAAFDLIAAANLQPAVEPEETPAPEAEVPAGLLEPEVDPEGETPEASDGEVQTEPSAVEPLHVEEEIPLEEEVTAPVEAAPVEAAPVEAESSPAEETVEEITGPGSVEAGINLRVSQDVDGLITQALLTGDFEGAVELCLHDNRMADSIILAIAGGAELLEKTQKKYFTKTHSKITKLISAVVTKDWRDVLQTCDLQSWKEALAAVMTYAQPDEFSSLCGMMGSRLEAAEEDQLQAQACLCYICAGNLEKLVSCWTKAQDGQCPLSLQDLVEKVVVLRQAVERSQGSGSSVVGALLAEKMSQYSSLLASQGSLDTALAYLPDNTNQAAVQQLRERLSRALGQQATAPPAPAPAPAPAQPPAPQQTEAHPRQTYNPGQPQVPQPAPAPVPSAGPTQSQYYQPARSATTVTSWSNQTPTGFPSAPPPPQLAHASDQKVEAGQPRFGMQAPGTAAPPQASAAPPSYMYSQQYQPYHQVNQFQPGAGAPTIYQPLQYSAAPLPPASSCCPPAPAPGFRAQYMQPGPPPPGPPPPRYPGPPAGQPPSPHPLSPTASSAFSPLSSSSGASFQHGGPGSPSSYMPPPPPTGSSGGLNPDTDCFMEGPQNGWNDPPALSRVPKKKKVPENYTPPAPITAPIMSPLGGDPQAQQVPAMPPQPVVHGQPGLQAPYPGMQQQQPLPHQPMNPALPQTSVEGAPGAPIGDVIQPLQSIPAEKITKKPIPDEHLVLKSTFEGLIQKCLAAANDPQTKRKLDDANKRLEALYDKLREQTLSPAIVGGLHNMVRSIEARSYTEGLGIHTHIVSTNNFSETSAFMPVLKVVLTQANRLGV
- the sec31a gene encoding protein transport protein Sec31A isoform X5 is translated as MKLKEINRTAIQSWSPAQQHPVYLAAGTSAQQLDASFSTNASLEIFELDLAEPSLDMKSCGTYSSSHRYHKLVWGPHGMEGSHPSGVLIAGGENGDVILYDPAKIVAGDSDVIITQSNKHTGPVRALDVNSFQTNLVASGGNESEIYIWDLNNFGSPMTPGPKTQPLEDISCVAWNRQVQHILASASPSGRASVWDLRKNDLIIKVSDHSNRMHCSGLAWNPEVATQLVLASEDDRMPVIQMWDLRFATSPFKILENHTRGVLAIAWSLADPELLLSCGKDNRILCWNPNTAEVLYELPTSTQWCFDIQWCPRNPAVLSAAAFDGHIGIYSIMGGSSQAHTQRQADQITSSFGNMDPFGTGQTLPPLQMPQTPAAPVTITPLKKPPKWIRRPVGASFAFGGKLVSLENLKLNPQQPQQTTAHLVHVSQVVTETAFLKRSGQLQMTLSSGNFVDFCEAKIAAAQNEFERTIWSFLKVNFEDDARGKYLELLGYKKEELALKIAAALEEKPVQPEKPPSAAAAVTGLSPDPGLNAVPQVNLHPPVLQSVELPSQPPAPELVVEVPSQPPAPEPVIEFASQPPAPEPVVEFASQPPAPEPVVEFASQPPAPEPVVEFASQPPAPEPVVEFASQPPAPEPVVKFPSEFLIEPGFQLDSNYDLLLASDLTAPVLAPHSAPLLDLSIDPALAPAALLQIQPDPSLSTPSLCASAELLSVTGFDLEPPVNLQPLSQFDHIDLQQPASVFDQFGVTPQVDLLQPVPQLDLTNSVNLQPVPDFDPASSLGLQLLPDFDPTPSLNLQPVAELDPAPPISLPPLVDSGLNLSADLPPEAAFDLIAAANLQPAVEPEETPAPEAEVPAGLLEPEVDPEGETPEASDGEVQTEPSAVEPLHVEEEIPLEEEVTAPVEAAPVEAAPVEAESSPAEETVEEITGPGSVEAGINLRVSQDVDGLITQALLTGDFEGAVELCLHDNRMADSIILAIAGGAELLEKTQKKYFTKTHSKITKLISAVVTKDWRDVLQTCDLQSWKEALAAVMTYAQPDEFSSLCGMMGSRLEAAEEDQLQAQACLCYICAGNLEKLVSCWTKAQDGQCPLSLQDLVEKVVVLRQAVERSQGSGSSVVGALLAEKMSQYSSLLASQGSLDTALAYLPDNTNQAAVQQLRERLSRALGQQATAPPAPAPAPAPAQPPAPQQTEAHPRQTYNPGQPQVPQPAPAPVPSAGPTQSQYYQPARSATTVTSWSNQTPTGFPSAPPPPQLAHASDQKVEAGQPRFGMQAPGTAAPPQASAAPPSYMYSQQYQRPQNGWNDPPALSRVPKKKKVPENYTPPAPITAPIMSPLGGDPQAQQVPAMPPQPVVHGQPGLQAPYPGMQQQQPLPHQPMNPALPQTSVEGAPGAPIGDVIQPLQSIPAEKITKKPIPDEHLVLKSTFEGLIQKCLAAANDPQTKRKLDDANKRLEALYDKLREQTLSPAIVGGLHNMVRSIEARSYTEGLGIHTHIVSTNNFSETSAFMPVLKVVLTQANRLGV